In the Psychromicrobium lacuslunae genome, CCTAGCCGCTTTCGGGCCACGTTGGGCGAGCCTAAGTGGCTTAGGGCTTGCGCTCATCGGCGGCATCCTGCTGGTCACTCGCTACTATCTCTATCTTGGCTTAGACGAATCGACCTTCAGCGTGGCCAGCCTGCCCTATGCCGTGATTCTGGTGATGCTGGTCTGGTTCCTTGTGCTCTTCTCCTGGACCTTCGGCGACCTGACCCGAACCCGCAGGCTTCGTGAACAGGCGCTGGAGGATCGGGCACAACGCTTGGAGATTGAGCAACAACAGGAACGCGCACTGGCCGCCAATGACGAACGCGCGCATATCGCCCGAGAAATGCACGATATCGTCGCGCATTCGCTCTCGGTAATCATCACCCAAGCCGACGGCGGCCGCTATGCCGCGGAGCAAGATCCGAAGATTGCTACCAGCACCTTACAAACCATCGCCGACACCGGACGGAATTCATTACGCGAAATGCGTCGGCTGCTCGGTGTGCTGCGTGGCGACGAAGAGGCTTCAACTCGACCGCTACCCGGCCTAGCCGACCTGGATGAACTATTACTGGGTTTCCGCTCTGCGGGCCTCACCACGGAGTTCGTCACCGAAGGACAACCGCGGCGTCAGTTACCAGCCGGTGCCGAGCTGACCGCTTACCGAGTGATTCAAGAGGCACTCACTAATGTGCTCAAACATGCCGGCCCCAAAGCGCATAGTCGCGTCAGCTTGCTCTGGCAATCCCGCGGACTGCAGATCGTGGTGCTCGATGATGGCCGCGGTGCCGCTGCTGACCCGCCGAGCGGTGGCGGCGGCAACGGCTTACGTGGGATGAGCGAGCGGGTCAGGCTTTACGATGGAACCCTGGACGCCAAACCGCAAACCGGTGGTGGCTTCCAGGTAGACGCCTTCATCCCCTACACCGAAGCCTGACCAGCTATCGAAATCGCCGCACATTGAAATCAGAGGATCAGATGACCGAGGTAACCGAGAACTCACCCGAGGCCGTGATCAAGGTGGCCCTGGTCGACGACCAGCAACTGGTTCGATCAGGATTCACCATGCTCATCAACTCCCAACCGGACCTTGAGGTCGTGGTTCAGGCTGGTGATGGTCGTGAGGCCTTGGGCGCGCTAGCCGCCACCGTGCCCGATGTGGTGCTGATGGATGTCCGGATGCCAGGCATGGACGGCATCGAAACCACCCGCAAATTAATGGAACGAGTCCGCCAAGCCACCCCGGGCTCGCGGCTGGCCGGGCTCAAGATCGTGGTACTGACCACCTTCGATCTCGACGAGTACGCCCTGGCGGCAATTCAAGCTGGCGCCAGCGGCTTCCTGCTCAAAGACGCGCCGCCCGAAGAACTTCTTGAAGCGATCCGCACGGTTTACCGCGGGGACGCAGTGATCGCACCCTCCACCACCAGGCGTTTGCTCGACCACGTTGCCCCGATGTTGAGCGCCCCAAGCCCGGCGAACGATGTGCACCAGGAAGCGGTGAACTCGCTGACCACCCGAGAGCACGAAGTATTCTTGCTGATTGCCCAAGGCTACTCGAACCCGGAAATCGCTTCCTCGCTTTTCCTTTCGGAAGCGACCGTGAAGACCCATGTGGGACATATTCTGAGCAAGCTCGGCGCCCGGGACCGCGTCCAGATAGTGGTGATCGCCTACGAAACCGGCTCCGTTTCGGTGAGCTGAACCACTCACGAACCATCTCAGGCTCCCCCGGTTTGGTGAGCGCCCTCATACCTGGGTCGGAGTTCTTCCATCACGAAGATACTGATAATCATTCCCTAGCCCGATTCGATAGCCGTGAGCGCCCCGTAGCTTGGAGATATGACCACTTTGACTGATCATCTGTCCGGGCCGGGAAACGGCCAGCAAGGCACCGCCGTCTCGGCGCGCGGCTTGCAGAAGAACTACGGCCGCGGCGAGACCACGGTGGCCGCGCTGCGCAATGTCGATATTGATTTCGATGCCGGCCGGTTCACCGCCATTATGGGTCCCTCCGGTAGCGGAAAATCTACCCTGATGCACTGCCTGGCCGGACTCGACACGGTCGATTCGGGAAACATTATGCTGGGTGGAACCGACATCACCAAGCTCAACGATTCTCAGCTCACCGCGCTACGTCGCGATCGGATCGGTTTCATTTTCCAAGCCTTCAATCTGGTCCCCACCCTGACCGCTGAGCAAAACATCACCCTGCCGGTGGCACTGGCTAATGGCAAAGTAGATCCGGAGTGGTTCGGCTTCGTCACCTCAACTCTCGGCCTCACTGATCGGCTCGGGCACCGACCGCATCAGCTCTCCGGCGGACAGCAGCAACGTGTTGCGGTGGCCCGAGCGCTGCTGACTCGCCCGGAGGTGATTTTCGCCGACGAGCCCACCGGCAACCTAGATTCCCGGGTCGGGGCTGAAGTCCTTGGCATGCTGCGTCGCTCCTCTCAAGAGATGGGCCAGAGCATCATTATGGTAACTCACGATCCGATCGCAGCTTCTTATGCAGATCGGGTGGTACTGCTTAGCGACGGCCAGTTGGCGGGCGAACTCAGCAACCCCACGCCACAGACCGTGCTCGCAGCGCTGGCCCAGTTGGGGGCCTGAAATGCTGCAAGTCGCTCTCGCCCAAGTCAAAACCCATGCCAGACGATTCATTGCCATCGGCCTTGCAGTGATGCTCGCGGTTGGTTTCCTGGTCGCCACGCTCCTGGTTGGCAGCTCCACTCAAGCCACCCTGAAAGCCAGCATTGGTCAGTCTTTCAACAAAGCTGATGCCGTTATTTCGAGCACTGATTACACTAAACCGCTCAGCTCGGCGAATTTCGAGGCCGTGAAAAAGGTCTCCGGGGTCAAAGAGAGCTACGCTCAGCTTTCGGCTCAAATCCAGGTCAGCGCAAAGGAGGGCAGCTTCAACGCGCAACTCCAAAACACCGCGCCGAGCGCCGCACTGCAATCCGGATCGCTGATCAAGGGCAACCTGCCCAGTGCTCCGAACCAAGTGGCAATCGATCAGCAATCGGCCGAGCGTCAACAACTCAATGTCGGCTCGACAGTGACATTGAGCAATGCCAAAGGCGAGCAGGCTCAGGCCACCGTGACCGCTTTGATCAAGCCGAGTAATGACCCTAAAGCCTCAGGCATGGCTCAAATGCTGGCCAGTTCACAGACCGTGACACCGCTGGCCACCTTGCCCTTATCCTTCGATACCATCCAGCTGAAGCTTGACTCCCCGCTCAGCCAGAGCAGCAAGACCGCGATCGAAAAGGCGCTCCAATCAACCGGCCTGACCGAGTACACAGTGCTAAATTCCGACGAGCAGACCACCGCGGTGATGAAGCAAATGACCGGCGGCCAGGATGTGCTCACCATTGTGCTGTTGGCTTTCGCCGCAATCGCACTGATAGTTGCCGCGCTAGTGGTCGCCAATACCTTTGCGGTCTTGGTGGCTCAGCGGACCAAGGAGCTGGCGCTACTGCGTTGCGTGGGGGCAAACCGCAGCCAAATCCGCAATTCAGTATTACTTGAAGCCCTCGTGGTCGGAGTGATTTCCTCGCTCGTCGGCATTGCCCTAGCAATTGGCGGGATGGCCGCACTGGTCGCAGTGCTGAGCACCGTCCCCGGCTACGAATTCGCCACCTTCGAGGCGAATTGGCTCGCACCCACCGTCGGATTGATCATCGGTGTACTACTCACCCTGGTGGCCGCACTAGTCCCGGCCCGGGCAGCCACCGCAGTCGCTCCGCTCGCCGCGATGCGCCCCGCCGAGGACGCCACGCTGAGCAATCGAAGCGGTCGGCTCCGGCTGGTGATCGGCGGCTTGCTCATCGTGATTGGTGGCCTTGCCTTGGCCGCCGGAGCGGTTTCCGCGAATCTAATGATCGCGGTACCCGGCGGTGCCGCCAGTTTCATCGGTTTGCTACTGTGCGCCAACCTCTTTGTACCACGGCTGGTTTCCGGAGTCGGCAAACTCGCTGCCCCGGCCGGAGTGCCAGGCAAACTGGCAGCCCTGAATGCGGTGCGAAACCCCGGACGGACCACAGCGACGGCAGCAGCTTTGCTAATCGGTGTCACCTTAGTCTCCATGATGGTCACCGGCGCGGCTACCGCGCGGAGCGCTTTCGACTCCACCCTCGAAGACCGCTATCCGGTCGACGTTTTAGTCAACGATGGTAAATATACGCCGCAACAGCTCAACGCGGTGAAGAACCTGCCAGGCGTAACTCAAACCGTCGGCGTTCCCAAAGTTGGCGAATTGGCTGGCAACTCGGCCGGCACTCCGGTCTACGGTATCTCGACAGCAGATGCGAATCTGCTGCTGAGTACCCCGCAGAACCGAGTGCAACCGGGCCAACTGCTGATGCCTAAGGGCACCAAAGCCACTTCGCTGCCGATGCTTGCCAAGGGTAGTGCCGCGAAAGAGCTGCCCATTGCCCAAGCCACCGTCGACTA is a window encoding:
- a CDS encoding response regulator, with amino-acid sequence MTEVTENSPEAVIKVALVDDQQLVRSGFTMLINSQPDLEVVVQAGDGREALGALAATVPDVVLMDVRMPGMDGIETTRKLMERVRQATPGSRLAGLKIVVLTTFDLDEYALAAIQAGASGFLLKDAPPEELLEAIRTVYRGDAVIAPSTTRRLLDHVAPMLSAPSPANDVHQEAVNSLTTREHEVFLLIAQGYSNPEIASSLFLSEATVKTHVGHILSKLGARDRVQIVVIAYETGSVSVS
- a CDS encoding sensor histidine kinase yields the protein MHRIYEWFRTHRFVVDLTVACLLWLGLAFFPSTEMGVTVVFATLLIAPLAWRRTRPVLAGSIIAATAILQWAFAVTPMPADLAVILVVYALAAFGPRWASLSGLGLALIGGILLVTRYYLYLGLDESTFSVASLPYAVILVMLVWFLVLFSWTFGDLTRTRRLREQALEDRAQRLEIEQQQERALAANDERAHIAREMHDIVAHSLSVIITQADGGRYAAEQDPKIATSTLQTIADTGRNSLREMRRLLGVLRGDEEASTRPLPGLADLDELLLGFRSAGLTTEFVTEGQPRRQLPAGAELTAYRVIQEALTNVLKHAGPKAHSRVSLLWQSRGLQIVVLDDGRGAAADPPSGGGGNGLRGMSERVRLYDGTLDAKPQTGGGFQVDAFIPYTEA
- a CDS encoding ABC transporter permease, producing MLQVALAQVKTHARRFIAIGLAVMLAVGFLVATLLVGSSTQATLKASIGQSFNKADAVISSTDYTKPLSSANFEAVKKVSGVKESYAQLSAQIQVSAKEGSFNAQLQNTAPSAALQSGSLIKGNLPSAPNQVAIDQQSAERQQLNVGSTVTLSNAKGEQAQATVTALIKPSNDPKASGMAQMLASSQTVTPLATLPLSFDTIQLKLDSPLSQSSKTAIEKALQSTGLTEYTVLNSDEQTTAVMKQMTGGQDVLTIVLLAFAAIALIVAALVVANTFAVLVAQRTKELALLRCVGANRSQIRNSVLLEALVVGVISSLVGIALAIGGMAALVAVLSTVPGYEFATFEANWLAPTVGLIIGVLLTLVAALVPARAATAVAPLAAMRPAEDATLSNRSGRLRLVIGGLLIVIGGLALAAGAVSANLMIAVPGGAASFIGLLLCANLFVPRLVSGVGKLAAPAGVPGKLAALNAVRNPGRTTATAAALLIGVTLVSMMVTGAATARSAFDSTLEDRYPVDVLVNDGKYTPQQLNAVKNLPGVTQTVGVPKVGELAGNSAGTPVYGISTADANLLLSTPQNRVQPGQLLMPKGTKATSLPMLAKGSAAKELPIAQATVDYLPVMVNLETVSAPDGAEQQVWIKLAPGQDNGQLLELQGKIAKALGVQDYQVAGGALIKASFNQVIDILLMVVTGLLAIAILIALIGVANTLSLSVLERTRENALLRALGLTKRALRGMLALEAVLVAGVAALIGVVLGSLYGWLGAQSGLGSLTAVMPNIPWLQLLVIVLIAAVAGLAASVIPARRAARLSPVEGLATD
- a CDS encoding ABC transporter ATP-binding protein codes for the protein MTTLTDHLSGPGNGQQGTAVSARGLQKNYGRGETTVAALRNVDIDFDAGRFTAIMGPSGSGKSTLMHCLAGLDTVDSGNIMLGGTDITKLNDSQLTALRRDRIGFIFQAFNLVPTLTAEQNITLPVALANGKVDPEWFGFVTSTLGLTDRLGHRPHQLSGGQQQRVAVARALLTRPEVIFADEPTGNLDSRVGAEVLGMLRRSSQEMGQSIIMVTHDPIAASYADRVVLLSDGQLAGELSNPTPQTVLAALAQLGA